A region of uncultured Carboxylicivirga sp. DNA encodes the following proteins:
- a CDS encoding helix-turn-helix domain-containing protein, translated as MNKNLIEKYSNSQECPVRNVVDRIGDKWSMLILLLLSEEKVLRFNEMHKYIGTISQKMLTVTLKSLEEDGLINRKVYPQIPPKVEYRLTPIGETLLPHLKNLVSWARMNMNEILLTRQEFNKRNK; from the coding sequence ATGAATAAAAATTTAATAGAAAAATATAGCAATTCACAAGAATGCCCTGTGCGAAATGTAGTGGACAGAATTGGTGATAAATGGTCAATGTTGATATTATTGCTACTTTCTGAAGAAAAAGTATTGCGTTTTAACGAAATGCATAAATATATCGGTACAATTTCACAAAAAATGCTTACTGTTACTCTTAAATCTCTTGAGGAGGATGGCTTAATAAATAGAAAGGTTTACCCTCAAATACCACCTAAAGTTGAATATCGTTTAACGCCAATAGGGGAAACTCTATTGCCACATCTAAAAAATCTGGTCAGTTGGGCTAGAATGAATATGAATGAAATTCTACTTACAAGACAAGAATTTAATAAAAGAAACAAGTAA
- a CDS encoding SDR family oxidoreductase, producing the protein MKIGVTGTSGQLGRIIVEKLKERIASNNIVGLQRSPEKSSDLGIEIRKFDYDHPEILGDALIGIDKLMLVSGNEIGKRIKQHTNVIEAAKKAGVKLIVYTSLLKADSSTIVLAEEHCTTENILHKLNIPNVILRNGWYTENYTESLTDVIATGTLYGSSADGKISSATREDYAEAAAVVLTTEGHTGKIYELANDESFTMSDFATEISRQTGKDIPYINLPVDEYAQALMQSGMPESYAQFLAGTHIATENGDLFDDSHHLSTLIGRPTKTLRNVISDALSQMK; encoded by the coding sequence ATGAAAATTGGAGTAACAGGAACAAGTGGACAACTTGGTCGTATCATCGTTGAGAAATTAAAAGAAAGAATTGCAAGCAACAATATTGTCGGATTGCAACGTTCTCCTGAAAAATCATCAGATTTAGGTATTGAAATCAGAAAGTTTGATTATGATCATCCTGAAATATTAGGTGATGCTTTAATTGGTATTGATAAGCTAATGCTAGTATCTGGAAACGAAATAGGGAAACGCATTAAGCAACATACTAATGTAATTGAAGCTGCAAAAAAAGCAGGCGTAAAACTTATTGTATATACCAGTCTACTTAAAGCAGACTCTTCAACAATAGTCTTGGCTGAAGAACATTGTACCACTGAAAACATTCTACATAAGTTGAACATTCCAAATGTAATATTACGTAATGGATGGTATACAGAGAATTACACAGAATCACTTACTGATGTTATAGCAACGGGAACTTTATATGGAAGTTCTGCAGATGGAAAAATATCGTCAGCAACAAGAGAAGATTATGCCGAAGCTGCAGCTGTTGTTTTAACAACTGAAGGACACACTGGGAAAATATACGAACTGGCTAATGACGAATCTTTTACAATGAGTGATTTTGCCACTGAGATCTCACGTCAAACAGGAAAAGATATACCATATATCAATTTACCTGTAGATGAATATGCACAAGCACTGATGCAAAGTGGCATGCCTGAAAGTTATGCTCAATTTCTTGCCGGAACGCATATCGCTACCGAAAATGGAGATTTATTTGATGATAGCCATCATCTTTCAACACTTATTGGAAGACCAACTAAGACATTAAGGAATGTAATTTCTGATGCATTATCACAAATGAAATAA
- a CDS encoding NifU family protein, translated as MGGEEKAKLLNEVEEALESIRPYLQGDGGNITLLDITDDFVVQVRLEGSCHGCHLSMQTLKGGVEMVVKKSVPQIVEVVAVD; from the coding sequence ATGGGAGGAGAGGAGAAAGCAAAATTGCTTAACGAGGTTGAAGAAGCTCTGGAGTCAATTCGCCCTTATCTGCAAGGTGATGGTGGTAACATCACACTACTGGATATTACCGACGACTTTGTGGTTCAGGTTCGCCTGGAAGGATCGTGCCATGGCTGCCATTTGAGCATGCAAACACTGAAAGGCGGAGTTGAGATGGTGGTAAAAAAATCAGTTCCGCAAATTGTTGAGGTGGTTGCAGTTGATTAA
- a CDS encoding Mrp/NBP35 family ATP-binding protein, with product MEYYPNLILDALKHVVHPGKGKDIVSLGMVEDDLRIDGKRISFSLLFDRANDPLIGSLKKACVKAIHSYVDEEVDIEGNIYVKVKPKAKPVETKALPGVKNIIAVASGKGGVGKSTITSNLAVALAKAGYTVGLLDADIFGPSVPIMFQTEDARPVLEKIEGKDKIIPVEKYGVKMLSIGYFVNPDDALIWRGSMATNAIRQLINDGNWGELDYLLLDLPPGTSDIHLTLVQTISITGAVVVTTPQNVALADAVKGVSMFKSKNINVPVLGLVENMAWFTPAELPENKYYIFGKDGGKALAEKLQVPLLGQIPIVQSIREGGDNGEPAALNEASIIGLAFADLAQKVVERVELRNAAMPETKIVEIKK from the coding sequence ATGGAATATTATCCTAACTTAATATTAGATGCACTTAAACATGTGGTGCATCCCGGAAAAGGGAAGGACATCGTTTCGTTGGGGATGGTTGAAGATGATCTGCGAATTGATGGAAAAAGAATCAGTTTCAGTTTACTATTCGATCGGGCCAACGATCCTTTAATCGGCTCTTTAAAAAAGGCTTGTGTAAAAGCGATTCATTCATATGTGGATGAAGAGGTTGATATTGAAGGGAATATTTATGTTAAGGTTAAGCCAAAGGCGAAGCCTGTTGAAACCAAAGCTCTGCCGGGCGTAAAGAATATTATTGCGGTTGCTTCGGGTAAAGGTGGTGTAGGTAAATCTACCATTACATCAAATCTTGCTGTGGCATTGGCTAAGGCTGGTTATACGGTTGGTTTACTCGATGCTGATATCTTTGGGCCGTCGGTACCCATTATGTTCCAAACAGAGGATGCTCGTCCGGTTTTAGAAAAGATTGAAGGAAAAGATAAAATTATTCCTGTTGAAAAATACGGAGTAAAGATGTTAAGCATTGGTTACTTTGTTAATCCGGATGATGCCTTGATATGGAGGGGATCTATGGCAACCAATGCCATTCGTCAGCTTATCAACGATGGAAACTGGGGTGAACTCGATTATTTATTATTGGATTTACCTCCTGGAACCAGTGATATTCATCTTACGCTAGTTCAAACCATAAGCATTACAGGAGCTGTGGTTGTAACTACTCCTCAGAATGTAGCACTGGCTGATGCTGTAAAAGGAGTCAGCATGTTTAAGAGTAAGAATATTAATGTGCCTGTATTAGGACTAGTTGAAAATATGGCCTGGTTTACACCTGCTGAATTGCCTGAAAATAAATATTACATTTTTGGAAAAGACGGAGGTAAGGCTTTAGCGGAAAAACTTCAGGTGCCTTTATTAGGACAAATACCAATTGTTCAGAGCATACGCGAAGGTGGCGATAATGGAGAACCGGCTGCATTGAACGAAGCTTCCATTATTGGTTTAGCCTTTGCTGATTTGGCACAAAAGGTGGTTGAACGTGTTGAACTTCGTAATGCTGCTATGCCGGAAACTAAAATTGTAGAAATTAAAAAGTAA
- a CDS encoding MGMT family protein, whose protein sequence is MPKNDFFEQVYQVAELIPYGRVTSYGAIARYLGAVRSARMVGWAMNKCGSWHNYIPAHRVVNRNGLLTGKQHFSGGETMKELLANEGVKVEENQIINFKEVFWDPSVELM, encoded by the coding sequence ATGCCAAAAAATGATTTCTTCGAACAGGTTTATCAGGTTGCTGAACTGATACCCTATGGCAGAGTTACCAGCTATGGTGCTATTGCCAGATATCTGGGTGCTGTAAGAAGTGCCAGAATGGTTGGATGGGCTATGAATAAATGCGGATCGTGGCACAATTATATTCCAGCTCACCGAGTGGTTAACCGTAATGGCTTGTTAACAGGAAAACAGCATTTTTCGGGTGGAGAAACCATGAAGGAATTGTTAGCAAATGAAGGGGTGAAAGTTGAAGAGAACCAGATCATTAATTTTAAAGAAGTCTTCTGGGATCCTTCGGTTGAGTTGATGTAA
- the trmB gene encoding tRNA (guanosine(46)-N7)-methyltransferase TrmB: MGKNKLKKFAEMATYDHVFQANYDELKQEPFALKGKWNKDFFKNDNPVVLELGCGKGEYTVGLGELFPDKNFIGIDIKGARMHRGATDSKNKGMTNVAFIRTRIELITKFFDAEEVDEIWLTFSDPQMKRVNKRLSSTRFMKLYLRIMKSGGIIHLKTDSNFLHTYTEAMVKENNLPVLVNETDLYGSGYDDEILGIQTHYESKWIAHGLNIKYLKYKLEPREEWIEPEIEIDYDSYHSGGRGVVKEREPRKLNNAKK, encoded by the coding sequence GTGGGAAAGAATAAGTTGAAAAAGTTCGCCGAAATGGCAACTTATGATCATGTTTTTCAGGCTAATTACGACGAATTAAAACAAGAACCTTTTGCACTGAAAGGCAAGTGGAATAAAGACTTTTTTAAAAATGATAACCCTGTAGTCCTTGAATTAGGATGTGGTAAGGGTGAATATACAGTAGGATTGGGAGAGCTTTTCCCAGATAAAAATTTCATAGGAATCGATATTAAAGGTGCCCGTATGCACAGGGGTGCTACTGATTCGAAAAATAAAGGAATGACCAACGTGGCTTTTATAAGAACACGAATTGAGTTAATAACCAAATTTTTTGATGCAGAGGAAGTGGATGAAATCTGGCTTACCTTCAGCGATCCGCAAATGAAACGGGTTAATAAACGACTTTCATCGACGCGCTTTATGAAGTTGTATCTGAGGATAATGAAGTCGGGAGGTATCATACATCTCAAAACAGATTCCAACTTTTTACATACCTACACCGAAGCTATGGTGAAGGAAAATAATCTTCCTGTCTTGGTCAATGAAACTGATTTATACGGTTCTGGTTATGATGATGAGATATTGGGTATTCAAACGCATTACGAATCGAAATGGATTGCTCATGGTTTAAATATCAAATACCTTAAATATAAACTGGAGCCAAGAGAGGAGTGGATTGAACCTGAAATTGAAATCGATTATGACTCTTATCACAGTGGAGGTCGTGGTGTGGTAAAAGAGCGCGAACCCCGTAAGTTGAACAATGCCAAAAAATGA
- a CDS encoding gliding motility lipoprotein GldH encodes MKVISQNSILLAIFLAIGFVSCDQNAVFDQYVTIPDEGWNKDSMAVFMVDIENAQLNYNVYLNIRNRSEYPNSNLWLFVDVMSPSGKTMQQKVDCILADDNGRWLGSGWGDLFHVTVPYQMGVKFAEEGEYTFRIVQGMRTDDLTGIHNIGLRIQEAE; translated from the coding sequence ATGAAGGTAATAAGCCAAAATAGCATTCTGTTGGCTATTTTCTTAGCCATTGGATTTGTTAGTTGCGATCAAAACGCTGTTTTCGATCAATATGTAACCATTCCGGATGAAGGATGGAATAAGGATTCTATGGCTGTATTTATGGTTGACATTGAAAATGCCCAGCTGAATTACAATGTTTATCTAAATATCCGTAACCGGTCAGAGTATCCCAATAGTAATCTATGGTTGTTTGTGGATGTAATGAGTCCATCCGGTAAGACAATGCAGCAAAAGGTGGATTGTATACTTGCCGACGATAACGGACGATGGCTGGGGTCCGGCTGGGGCGATCTGTTTCATGTAACAGTACCTTATCAGATGGGTGTTAAATTTGCCGAAGAAGGTGAATATACCTTCAGAATAGTTCAGGGCATGCGAACCGATGATTTAACAGGTATACACAATATTGGATTACGAATACAAGAAGCTGAATAG
- the ricT gene encoding regulatory iron-sulfur-containing complex subunit RicT translates to MEEVKEQEKTGCTNCTSRCGKLNVFDWLGDLPESINSTSIVEVQFKNTRKGFFNNSNGLKLSKGDIIAVEASPGHDIGTVTLTGELVLLQMKKNNISPDTYEFKRVYRKAKPADIEKWEEAKNLEHETMLESRRISERLKLDMKIGDVEYQGDRTKAIFYYIADERVDFRELIKVLADRFKVRIEMRQIGARQEAGRIGGIGPCGRELCCSTWMTNFVSVTTNAARYQEISLNPQKLAGQCGKLKCCLNYELDAYLDAQADFPNINTVLETDEGPYYHFKTDIFKRIMWYSTEKEYPAGIVEVPVDRVKEVIKINRRGKKIDKLVSDEFKRTAIHAEPSYENVVGQDDLTRFDEDKKKKKRRPAPNKNGAKGTRNQNNNRRRRPNNQNNPNSQNSQNNPKKNEGNKPK, encoded by the coding sequence ATGGAAGAAGTTAAGGAACAGGAAAAAACGGGTTGTACCAACTGCACCAGTCGTTGCGGAAAACTAAATGTTTTCGACTGGTTGGGCGATTTACCCGAAAGCATAAATAGCACAAGTATAGTTGAGGTTCAGTTTAAGAACACACGTAAAGGTTTTTTCAACAATAGCAACGGATTAAAACTCTCAAAGGGAGACATTATAGCAGTAGAGGCTTCACCGGGTCATGATATTGGCACCGTAACCTTGACTGGCGAATTGGTTTTGCTTCAGATGAAGAAAAACAATATCTCGCCGGATACCTATGAGTTTAAGCGCGTGTATCGAAAAGCTAAACCTGCTGATATTGAGAAGTGGGAAGAAGCCAAAAATTTGGAGCATGAAACCATGCTGGAATCCAGAAGGATTTCGGAACGATTGAAACTGGATATGAAGATTGGTGATGTTGAGTATCAGGGGGATCGTACAAAAGCGATCTTCTACTACATTGCCGATGAGCGGGTTGATTTTCGTGAACTGATAAAAGTGCTGGCCGATCGTTTTAAAGTACGTATTGAGATGCGCCAGATTGGAGCGCGTCAGGAAGCTGGTAGAATTGGTGGTATAGGCCCTTGTGGTCGCGAACTTTGTTGTTCGACCTGGATGACTAATTTTGTTTCGGTTACAACTAACGCTGCACGTTATCAGGAGATATCATTAAACCCACAGAAGTTGGCTGGTCAGTGTGGTAAGCTTAAATGTTGTCTCAACTACGAACTGGATGCCTACCTTGATGCACAGGCTGATTTTCCGAATATAAATACTGTTTTGGAAACGGATGAAGGTCCTTATTATCACTTTAAAACAGATATCTTCAAACGTATAATGTGGTACAGTACCGAAAAAGAATATCCGGCAGGAATAGTTGAGGTACCTGTTGATCGTGTGAAGGAAGTGATAAAGATTAATCGCAGGGGCAAAAAGATTGATAAACTGGTATCAGATGAGTTCAAACGTACTGCTATTCATGCAGAACCAAGTTATGAAAATGTAGTTGGTCAGGATGATCTTACCCGTTTTGATGAAGATAAAAAGAAAAAGAAACGTCGCCCGGCTCCCAATAAAAATGGAGCAAAAGGGACTCGTAACCAAAATAATAACAGACGAAGAAGGCCAAATAATCAAAACAACCCGAACAGTCAGAATAGTCAAAACAATCCAAAGAAAAATGAAGGTAATAAGCCAAAATAG
- a CDS encoding DNA polymerase III subunit, with amino-acid sequence MKFAEVIGHDHIKKYLINMVNEERVSHAQMFTGPEGNGKLNMALAFAQYLNCHNRQENDSCGVCPSCVKYNKLVHPDLHFVFPVVKSPKHKNPVSDSYLQEWRQIILDKKYFNLGQWYTFLESDKQGLIYSEESHNIIKKLSLKTFEAKYKVMIIWMPEKMHVAASNKLLKLLEEPPEGTVFLLVSDNPADVLGTIQSRTQMLKVPGISNEDIAASLVKEFGIGSDEAGQLAKLAVGNYVAARELLDQSDERKFFFDKFVALMRQAYQRKLFDLIEWCDEMNSQPKEQLKSFLDFSLRLIRENFIMNIQEEELLYLTAEERNFSTRFSPFINDNNVLQLSEEISLAHSHLEQNGNARIILMDLCLKIIMLLKQ; translated from the coding sequence ATGAAGTTTGCAGAGGTTATAGGCCACGATCATATAAAAAAATATTTGATTAACATGGTGAACGAAGAGCGTGTCAGCCATGCTCAAATGTTTACCGGACCAGAAGGTAATGGTAAATTAAATATGGCATTGGCTTTTGCTCAATACCTCAATTGTCATAACCGACAGGAAAACGATTCGTGTGGAGTTTGTCCGTCATGTGTTAAATACAACAAACTGGTTCATCCTGATTTGCATTTTGTGTTTCCGGTTGTTAAGAGTCCGAAACATAAAAATCCGGTGAGTGATTCTTATTTGCAGGAATGGCGTCAGATTATTCTGGACAAAAAGTATTTTAACCTTGGGCAATGGTATACATTTCTTGAATCAGACAAACAAGGTTTAATTTATAGTGAAGAGAGTCATAATATCATCAAAAAACTAAGTCTTAAGACATTTGAGGCCAAGTATAAAGTGATGATCATTTGGATGCCGGAAAAAATGCATGTGGCGGCATCCAATAAGTTATTAAAACTGTTGGAAGAGCCACCGGAAGGTACGGTTTTTTTACTGGTGTCGGATAATCCTGCTGATGTACTGGGAACGATTCAGAGTAGGACACAGATGTTGAAAGTTCCGGGTATCAGTAACGAAGATATTGCTGCATCTTTGGTTAAAGAGTTTGGGATTGGTTCAGATGAAGCCGGTCAGTTAGCCAAATTGGCTGTTGGTAATTATGTGGCTGCCCGCGAATTATTGGATCAGAGCGATGAACGAAAGTTCTTCTTCGATAAATTTGTGGCATTAATGCGTCAGGCTTATCAACGGAAATTATTTGATCTGATTGAATGGTGCGATGAAATGAACAGTCAACCTAAGGAACAATTGAAAAGTTTTCTTGATTTTTCACTTCGGTTAATTCGCGAAAACTTCATAATGAATATACAGGAAGAAGAATTATTGTATCTTACGGCAGAAGAAAGAAATTTCTCAACACGTTTTTCGCCATTTATAAACGATAATAACGTATTACAATTGAGCGAAGAGATCAGTTTAGCCCATTCTCATCTTGAACAAAATGGGAATGCTCGAATTATATTAATGGATTTGTGTCTGAAAATTATCATGCTGCTAAAACAGTAA
- a CDS encoding radical SAM protein — translation MSTFLFDKTVFGPVRSRRLGVSLGINLLPNNRKICSFDCIYCECGLNGELGEKTSQMPTRQQVKEALKKKLEDMLNENLKPDVITFAGNGEPTLHPDFAGVIDDTIEIRNSHCPEARIAVLSNASRLHKPEVVSALLKVDDNIQKLDSGLKETILRLDQPNYPYDLDKTINQLKAFEGKVIIQTMFVEGEIDGVVVDNTTQKDIDSWIQALQKIRPSKVMIYTIERDTPYSNLKKVSLPLLNQIADQAKQQGFEVSVSG, via the coding sequence ATGTCAACCTTTTTATTCGACAAAACTGTTTTCGGTCCTGTCAGGAGTCGCCGTTTAGGTGTTTCACTGGGAATTAATCTATTACCCAACAATAGAAAAATCTGTTCATTCGATTGTATTTACTGCGAATGTGGATTAAATGGTGAATTAGGTGAAAAAACCAGTCAGATGCCCACTCGCCAACAGGTAAAAGAAGCATTGAAAAAAAAGCTGGAAGACATGCTTAACGAAAACCTGAAACCTGATGTAATAACCTTTGCAGGCAATGGAGAACCAACTCTTCACCCCGATTTTGCAGGAGTAATAGATGACACCATAGAAATACGAAACTCCCACTGTCCCGAAGCCCGAATAGCAGTTCTTTCCAATGCATCGCGCTTACACAAACCTGAAGTTGTTTCAGCTCTTTTAAAGGTTGATGATAACATACAAAAACTTGATTCAGGATTAAAAGAAACAATCCTACGATTGGATCAACCCAACTATCCTTATGATCTGGATAAAACCATTAACCAGTTAAAAGCCTTTGAAGGCAAAGTAATTATTCAAACCATGTTTGTTGAAGGAGAAATTGATGGGGTGGTTGTTGATAATACTACTCAAAAGGATATTGACTCCTGGATTCAGGCATTACAAAAGATCAGACCATCTAAAGTGATGATTTACACCATTGAGAGAGATACACCTTATAGCAATCTTAAAAAAGTATCGTTACCTTTACTGAACCAGATCGCTGACCAAGCTAAACAACAAGGCTTTGAGGTATCTGTTTCAGGATAA
- a CDS encoding glycosyltransferase — MKEKASHKRRILISPLNWGLGHATRLLPIIDNLIKDGHQCYVAGEKPSINVIQQTFPNLTFIILEDFQIKLSGSNNQLFKLTWQLPGFLKSLNRDRKTVKELVKRFNIDFIISDNRYGFRHRKITSVIVTHQTNIRTGRLMCWSKPMVQLTLKYWINRFDSCWIPDINDTPSIAGQLANKALHCSSHRIGLTSRLKLAINPTEVPSYLKNPDILIILSGPEPQRSIFEKLIVRRYINSDLNVILLRGRPDTNIKPRKHGSVTFLEHCDINTYQYLLNKSKQIICRSGYSTLMDLFHVNRKAILIPTPGQYEQEYLAMHMKKHFHFTVVIQKKILTTSRLAFGINTYKATANSYANSFRLPPLNQY; from the coding sequence ATGAAAGAAAAGGCTTCCCACAAAAGACGAATTCTTATAAGCCCTTTAAACTGGGGGCTGGGTCATGCCACACGTTTATTACCGATTATTGATAATTTAATCAAAGATGGACATCAATGCTATGTTGCTGGAGAAAAACCATCCATCAACGTTATTCAGCAGACCTTTCCAAATCTGACTTTCATTATCCTGGAAGATTTTCAAATCAAGTTATCCGGCTCTAACAATCAACTTTTTAAACTTACCTGGCAACTTCCGGGATTTTTAAAATCTTTGAACAGAGACAGAAAAACAGTAAAAGAACTGGTAAAACGATTCAATATCGATTTTATCATTTCTGATAACCGCTATGGTTTTCGTCATCGCAAAATTACATCAGTGATTGTAACGCATCAAACGAATATAAGAACTGGTCGTTTGATGTGCTGGTCAAAACCAATGGTTCAGCTAACCTTAAAATATTGGATCAATAGATTTGATTCCTGCTGGATTCCCGATATTAATGACACACCATCCATTGCCGGTCAACTGGCCAATAAAGCATTGCACTGCTCTAGCCATCGAATAGGGTTAACATCAAGACTTAAGCTGGCCATCAATCCAACAGAAGTTCCTTCCTATTTAAAAAATCCAGATATACTAATCATTCTATCCGGCCCGGAACCTCAACGTTCGATTTTCGAAAAATTAATTGTTAGACGCTATATCAACAGTGACCTGAATGTCATTTTACTTCGTGGCCGACCCGACACAAATATAAAGCCCCGTAAACATGGATCAGTAACCTTTCTTGAGCATTGCGATATCAATACATATCAATACCTTTTAAACAAAAGCAAACAAATTATATGTCGTTCGGGCTATTCTACTTTAATGGATCTTTTTCATGTTAACCGCAAAGCAATTTTAATTCCTACGCCCGGACAATATGAGCAGGAATACCTGGCAATGCACATGAAAAAACATTTCCATTTCACTGTTGTAATACAAAAAAAGATTCTTACAACGTCTCGTCTGGCCTTTGGAATTAATACCTATAAAGCCACGGCTAACAGTTATGCCAATTCTTTCCGATTACCTCCTCTTAACCAGTATTAG
- a CDS encoding S46 family peptidase, producing MKRIASLFLIVCIGFAQLAKADEGMWLLPLLNKLNMNKMNELGLKLSAEDIYSINNSSLKDAIVIFGGGCTGELISDQGLILTNHHCGYGSIQALSSVEHNYLEDGFWAKTKEEELPAEGLRVTFMKYMEDVTAQINAELSDDMSETERQAKIWEVSTKITKEATEGNNYRAIVKDYFEGNQFFLIVYEIFTDVRFVGAPPSSIGKFGHDTDNWMWPRHTGDFSMFRVYCGPDGKPADYSKDNVPYQPKHHLPVSLKGVEMDDFAMTIGFPGSTERYLTSWGIEERMNITNEAMITPRGIKQDIWNEDMMASEKVRIQYASKFSRSSNYWKNSIGMNRGLEKLNVLEKKRALEAEFAQWVAGSDERKAKYGEVLSDLEKAYEAQAPYRKARSYVLECLLRGTEIYSFSLSARELQTALENDNQEEIDAAVKKLTEAGKGFYKDYYPETDRKVLAALTDLYYNTIDKRFHPEFYQAINKKFKGDFEKYANTVFSKSIFSSEDKFNAFLAKPSLKKLNADLAFSAGLEISETYKNIVAQLKETTSTISKANRLFMAGLMEMHPNKVYYSDANFSMRLSYGTVGDYEPRDGVKYKYYTTIDGIMEKEDPNNYEFIVPQKLKDLWKAKEYGQYADKDGKLHVCFTTNNDITGGNSGSPVINANGELFGLAFDGNWEAMSGDIAFEPELQKCINVDIRYVLFVIEKYAGATNLIDEMTLVKE from the coding sequence ATGAAAAGAATTGCATCACTATTTTTAATAGTATGCATCGGCTTTGCCCAATTGGCTAAAGCTGATGAGGGGATGTGGCTACTCCCATTATTGAACAAGCTTAACATGAATAAAATGAATGAGCTTGGTTTGAAACTATCTGCAGAGGATATATATAGCATTAACAATTCAAGTTTAAAAGATGCTATTGTAATTTTTGGCGGAGGTTGTACGGGAGAATTAATTTCTGATCAAGGTTTGATTTTAACCAACCACCATTGTGGATATGGAAGCATTCAGGCATTGAGTTCTGTTGAGCACAATTATCTTGAAGATGGATTCTGGGCAAAAACAAAAGAAGAAGAATTACCAGCCGAAGGTTTGAGGGTTACGTTCATGAAATACATGGAAGATGTTACCGCGCAAATTAATGCAGAACTTTCGGATGACATGAGCGAAACAGAGCGTCAGGCAAAAATCTGGGAAGTTTCTACTAAAATTACAAAAGAAGCAACAGAAGGAAATAATTACAGAGCCATCGTTAAAGATTATTTCGAAGGAAACCAGTTTTTTCTGATCGTATATGAAATCTTTACTGATGTTCGCTTCGTAGGTGCACCTCCTTCATCAATTGGTAAATTTGGTCATGACACTGACAACTGGATGTGGCCTCGTCACACCGGTGACTTTAGCATGTTCCGCGTTTATTGTGGTCCCGATGGTAAACCTGCTGATTACTCAAAAGACAATGTACCTTATCAGCCAAAACATCACTTGCCTGTTTCATTAAAGGGCGTGGAAATGGATGATTTTGCCATGACTATCGGATTCCCTGGAAGCACTGAACGTTACTTAACTTCATGGGGTATTGAAGAACGAATGAATATCACTAACGAAGCAATGATTACTCCACGTGGTATCAAACAGGACATCTGGAATGAAGATATGATGGCCAGCGAAAAAGTACGTATTCAATATGCTTCAAAATTCTCAAGAAGTTCAAACTACTGGAAAAACAGTATTGGTATGAACCGTGGTTTGGAAAAATTGAATGTCCTGGAGAAAAAACGTGCTCTGGAAGCTGAATTTGCTCAATGGGTTGCTGGATCTGATGAGCGTAAAGCAAAATATGGCGAAGTACTTTCTGATCTTGAAAAAGCTTATGAAGCACAGGCTCCATACAGAAAAGCCCGTAGTTATGTACTTGAATGCTTATTACGTGGAACTGAAATCTATAGCTTCTCATTAAGTGCTCGTGAACTTCAAACCGCATTAGAAAACGATAATCAGGAAGAAATAGATGCTGCGGTTAAGAAATTAACGGAAGCAGGCAAAGGATTTTACAAAGATTATTATCCTGAAACAGATCGTAAAGTATTAGCAGCTTTAACCGACTTATATTATAATACTATTGATAAACGTTTTCACCCTGAATTTTATCAAGCGATCAATAAGAAATTCAAGGGAGATTTCGAGAAATATGCGAATACTGTTTTCAGTAAATCGATTTTCTCAAGTGAAGATAAATTCAATGCCTTCCTGGCAAAACCATCATTGAAGAAGTTAAATGCTGATTTAGCGTTTTCAGCTGGCCTTGAAATCAGTGAAACGTATAAAAACATAGTGGCACAATTAAAAGAAACTACCAGCACCATTTCTAAAGCCAACCGATTATTTATGGCCGGACTGATGGAAATGCACCCTAATAAAGTTTACTACTCAGATGCCAACTTCTCAATGCGTTTAAGTTATGGTACAGTTGGAGACTATGAGCCTCGTGATGGAGTGAAATATAAGTATTACACAACCATAGATGGTATTATGGAGAAAGAAGATCCTAATAATTATGAGTTTATTGTACCTCAAAAATTAAAAGATCTTTGGAAAGCAAAAGAATATGGCCAATATGCTGATAAAGATGGTAAACTGCATGTTTGCTTCACTACAAACAATGATATTACCGGAGGTAATAGCGGTAGTCCTGTGATAAATGCCAACGGCGAATTATTTGGTCTGGCATTCGACGGAAACTGGGAAGCCATGAGTGGAGACATTGCTTTTGAACCTGAACTACAGAAGTGTATCAATGTTGATATACGCTACGTGCTTTTTGTTATTGAAAAATACGCTGGTGCTACCAACCTGATTGACGAAATGACCCTGGTTAAAGAATAA